In Cloacibacterium caeni, a single window of DNA contains:
- the thrS gene encoding threonine--tRNA ligase, which produces MIKITLPDGSIREFEGVVTPLEVAKSISEGLARNTISAVVNGKQVEVTTPITEDATLTLLTWNDDLGKKAFWHSSAHILAQSILDFYPNAKLTIGPAIENGFYYDVDFGDESLSEKDFEKIEKKMLENAKKDATFNLYSVSKAGALKEYADNPYKTELIENLQDGEITFCTHDNFTDLCRGGHIPSTGIVKAVKILNAAGAYWRGDEKNKQLTRVYGISFPKQKELTEYLERLEEAKRRDHRKLGKELGIFAFSEKVGAGLPLWLPKGTALRKKLENFLSEAQKKGGYEFVMTPHIGNIELYKTSGHYEKYGADSFQSIKTPNEGEEFFLKPMNCPHHCEIYKTSQWSYKDLPKRYAEFGTVYRYEQSGELHGLTRVRGFTQDDAHLFCTPDQLLKEFEDVIDLVLYVFKSLGFEDFVTQVSIRDKENRSKYIGSEENWEKAENAIITAAQNKGLKTIVEYGEAAFYGPKLDFMVKDALGRSWQLGTIQVDYNLPERFDLWYTGNDNEKHRPVMIHRAPFGSMERFIAILLENTAGDFPLWLSPDQFIILPISEKYVDYAKKVSQLLENHDISGLIDDRNEKTGKKIRDAELKKIPFMLVVGENEEQNGTISVRRRGEGDLGAMKLEDFVTYFKEAAKI; this is translated from the coding sequence ATGATTAAAATTACTCTTCCAGACGGAAGCATTCGTGAGTTTGAAGGTGTAGTTACACCTCTAGAAGTTGCAAAATCTATCTCTGAAGGTTTGGCTAGAAACACTATTTCTGCTGTTGTAAACGGCAAACAAGTAGAAGTCACGACGCCAATTACAGAAGATGCTACGCTTACATTGCTCACCTGGAATGATGATTTAGGAAAGAAAGCTTTTTGGCATTCTTCAGCACACATTTTGGCTCAATCTATTTTAGATTTTTATCCAAATGCTAAATTAACCATCGGTCCTGCAATTGAAAACGGGTTTTATTACGATGTAGATTTCGGTGATGAATCTCTTTCTGAAAAAGATTTTGAAAAAATAGAGAAAAAAATGCTCGAAAACGCCAAAAAAGATGCGACTTTCAATCTTTATTCGGTTTCTAAAGCAGGTGCACTGAAAGAATATGCAGACAATCCATACAAAACTGAATTAATAGAAAATTTACAAGACGGCGAAATCACTTTCTGTACGCATGATAACTTTACAGACCTTTGTAGAGGTGGTCATATTCCAAGTACAGGAATCGTAAAAGCAGTAAAAATTCTTAATGCAGCAGGAGCATATTGGAGAGGAGACGAAAAAAACAAGCAATTGACTAGAGTTTATGGAATTTCTTTCCCTAAACAAAAAGAATTGACAGAATATCTAGAAAGATTAGAAGAAGCAAAAAGAAGAGACCACAGAAAACTAGGAAAAGAACTAGGGATTTTCGCTTTTTCTGAAAAAGTAGGTGCTGGTTTACCACTTTGGTTGCCAAAAGGAACTGCACTAAGAAAAAAATTAGAAAATTTCCTTTCAGAAGCTCAGAAAAAAGGTGGTTATGAATTTGTAATGACTCCTCATATTGGGAATATTGAATTGTACAAAACTTCTGGTCACTATGAGAAATATGGAGCAGATTCTTTCCAATCGATTAAAACTCCAAACGAAGGAGAAGAATTTTTCTTAAAACCAATGAACTGTCCGCATCACTGCGAGATTTATAAAACTTCTCAATGGTCTTATAAAGATTTACCTAAGAGATATGCAGAATTCGGAACAGTTTACAGATATGAGCAATCTGGTGAATTACACGGTTTAACCAGAGTAAGAGGTTTCACTCAAGATGACGCACACTTATTCTGTACACCAGACCAATTATTAAAAGAGTTTGAAGATGTAATTGACTTGGTTCTTTACGTTTTCAAAAGCTTAGGATTTGAAGATTTCGTGACTCAAGTTTCAATTAGAGACAAAGAAAACAGATCAAAATATATCGGTTCAGAAGAAAATTGGGAAAAAGCAGAAAATGCAATCATCACTGCTGCACAAAATAAAGGTCTTAAAACCATCGTAGAATATGGCGAAGCTGCATTCTACGGTCCTAAATTAGACTTTATGGTAAAAGATGCATTAGGCAGAAGTTGGCAGTTAGGAACCATTCAGGTAGATTACAATTTACCAGAGAGATTTGACCTTTGGTACACTGGTAATGACAATGAAAAACACAGACCAGTAATGATTCACAGAGCACCATTTGGTTCTATGGAACGTTTTATTGCAATTCTATTAGAAAACACTGCAGGAGATTTCCCACTTTGGCTAAGTCCAGACCAATTTATCATTCTGCCTATTTCTGAAAAATATGTAGATTATGCTAAAAAAGTTTCACAATTATTAGAAAATCACGATATTAGCGGATTAATTGACGACAGAAACGAAAAAACAGGTAAGAAAATTCGTGATGCAGAATTGAAGAAAATTCCGTTTATGTTAGTGGTAGGAGAAAATGAAGAACAGAACGGCACCATTTCTGTAAGAAGACGTGGAGAAGGTGATTTAGGAGCTATGAAATTAGAAGATTTCGTAACCTATTTCAAAGAAGCAGCAAAAATCTAA
- a CDS encoding DUF4230 domain-containing protein, translated as MNYIKQIIGFTLGVILTLLLVYFFRNIGKNDDQVSTDYYVLTNQISKMNKMVVIEQDFSNLQKTKITNQLFGIKGLPSSEKEIVIFTKAKAQVTYDLKKMKIEVDSADKKLIIKEIPNADIKIFTDAEITSLDDSFFDRFSEEDFKRISNNARKNAEKTVDQNKLRTEGRKQLMTNLNEIFVLAKALNYEIIDETQSFDLSKF; from the coding sequence ATGAATTACATTAAACAAATCATTGGTTTTACCTTAGGTGTAATCCTTACTTTATTGCTCGTTTATTTTTTTAGAAATATTGGCAAAAATGACGACCAAGTTTCTACAGATTACTATGTGCTCACCAACCAAATTTCTAAAATGAATAAAATGGTGGTGATAGAACAAGATTTTTCAAACTTGCAAAAAACCAAAATCACCAATCAACTTTTCGGAATCAAAGGTTTACCTTCTAGTGAAAAAGAAATCGTGATTTTTACCAAAGCAAAAGCACAAGTAACTTATGATTTAAAAAAAATGAAAATCGAGGTAGATTCTGCTGATAAAAAACTGATTATCAAAGAAATCCCAAATGCTGACATCAAGATTTTTACAGATGCGGAAATCACTTCGCTTGACGATTCATTTTTCGACCGTTTTTCCGAAGAAGATTTCAAAAGAATTTCCAATAATGCTAGAAAAAATGCCGAAAAAACCGTTGACCAAAATAAGTTGAGAACAGAAGGCAGAAAACAATTAATGACAAATCTGAATGAAATTTTCGTTTTAGCGAAAGCATTGAATTATGAAATCATAGACGAAACGCAAAGTTTTGATTTATCTAAATTCTAG
- a CDS encoding TlpA family protein disulfide reductase: MKKIITLIILGMALNSCAQKVIINREIDTPEYGKMLLGSQSLDQFQKEPYKAWYDENYTIYPIDKTALEGLKKEKINSYNIIVFLGTWCGDSKRNFPRLMKILEETKFPESKLQIIGVNRQKQAPDGEEVKYNITHVPTIIVEKYGKEIGRITEEPETGFIEKDLLNIIKK, from the coding sequence ATGAAAAAAATAATCACATTAATCATTTTAGGTATGGCACTTAATTCTTGCGCTCAAAAAGTAATCATCAATAGAGAAATTGACACTCCAGAATACGGAAAAATGCTTCTAGGAAGCCAATCTTTAGACCAATTTCAAAAAGAGCCTTACAAAGCTTGGTATGATGAAAATTACACCATCTATCCTATCGACAAAACCGCTCTAGAAGGCTTAAAGAAAGAAAAAATCAATTCATATAATATCATCGTATTTCTAGGAACTTGGTGCGGAGACAGCAAAAGAAATTTCCCTAGACTGATGAAAATTCTAGAAGAAACCAAATTCCCTGAAAGCAAACTCCAAATCATTGGGGTAAACAGACAGAAACAAGCTCCAGATGGTGAAGAAGTAAAATATAACATTACGCACGTTCCTACAATAATCGTAGAAAAATATGGCAAGGAAATTGGTAGAATAACCGAAGAACCAGAAACTGGTTTTATTGAAAAAGATTTATTGAACATTATCAAAAAATAA
- a CDS encoding nucleoside triphosphate pyrophosphohydrolase family protein: MEKIDSLNQVAEFHRTFNAPILENPQIPSAERCNLRIALLQEELNELKQAIEDQDIVEIADALCDLQYVLSGAVLEFGLGEKFVDLFNEVQRSNMSKACETEEKAQETVEFYTSKGEEAYYEKSGDKYNVYRVSDNKVLKNKYYSSANLKSILEK; encoded by the coding sequence ATGGAAAAAATTGACAGTTTAAACCAAGTTGCAGAATTTCACAGAACTTTCAACGCACCTATTTTAGAAAATCCACAGATTCCTTCTGCAGAAAGATGCAACCTAAGAATAGCTTTACTTCAGGAAGAATTAAACGAACTGAAACAAGCCATTGAAGACCAAGACATCGTAGAAATTGCAGATGCACTTTGTGATTTACAATATGTACTTTCTGGCGCAGTTCTTGAATTTGGTTTAGGCGAAAAATTTGTAGATTTGTTTAATGAAGTACAGCGTTCTAACATGTCAAAAGCTTGTGAAACAGAAGAAAAAGCCCAAGAAACTGTAGAATTTTACACTTCTAAAGGAGAAGAAGCTTATTACGAAAAATCTGGAGATAAATATAATGTATACAGAGTTTCAGACAATAAAGTTTTAAAAAATAAGTACTATTCTAGTGCAAATCTAAAAAGTATATTAGAAAAATAA
- a CDS encoding acyl-CoA dehydrogenase family protein: MNTEILNNLKMIAETARDFAEVNIRPHIMEWDESQTFPVDLFHKLGEMGFMGIIIPEEYGGSGLGYHEYVTILDEISQVDPSIGLSVAAHNSLCTNHIYEFGNEEQRKKWLPKLASGQVIGAWGLTEHNTGSDAGGMSTTAVKDGDEWVINGAKNFITHAISGDIAVVMTRTGEKGAPNNSTAFVLEKGMPGFTSGKKENKLGMRASETAELIFDNVRIPDSNRLGEVGDGFKQAMKILDGGRISIAALSLGIARGAYKAALKYAQERHQFGKSISNFQAVNFMLADMATEIDAAELLIQRASELKNNKQKMTKEGAMAKLYASEACVRIANNALQIFGGYGYTKDFPAEKYYRDSKLCTIGEGTSEIQRLVIGREITR; encoded by the coding sequence ATGAACACAGAAATATTAAATAATCTCAAAATGATAGCCGAAACTGCAAGAGATTTTGCAGAAGTAAACATTAGACCTCACATTATGGAATGGGACGAAAGTCAAACTTTCCCTGTAGATTTATTCCATAAACTGGGCGAAATGGGATTTATGGGAATCATCATTCCAGAAGAATATGGAGGTTCTGGATTGGGCTATCATGAATACGTAACTATTTTAGATGAAATTTCACAAGTAGACCCTTCTATTGGTCTTTCTGTAGCTGCTCATAATTCACTTTGTACTAATCATATCTATGAATTTGGAAATGAAGAACAAAGAAAAAAATGGTTACCAAAATTAGCGAGTGGTCAAGTCATTGGAGCTTGGGGTTTAACCGAACATAATACAGGTTCTGATGCAGGAGGAATGTCTACCACTGCTGTAAAAGATGGTGACGAATGGGTGATTAATGGTGCTAAAAACTTCATTACCCATGCTATTTCTGGAGATATTGCTGTAGTAATGACCAGAACTGGCGAAAAAGGAGCACCTAATAATTCTACTGCTTTTGTTTTAGAAAAAGGAATGCCTGGATTTACTTCTGGCAAAAAAGAAAATAAACTCGGAATGCGAGCTTCTGAAACTGCAGAATTGATTTTTGACAATGTTAGAATTCCAGATTCTAACAGATTAGGAGAAGTAGGTGATGGTTTTAAACAAGCTATGAAAATCCTTGATGGAGGTAGAATTTCTATTGCTGCTCTGAGTTTAGGAATTGCAAGAGGTGCATATAAAGCTGCTCTGAAATATGCTCAAGAAAGGCATCAATTCGGGAAATCTATTTCTAATTTTCAAGCGGTAAATTTTATGTTAGCTGATATGGCAACAGAAATTGACGCAGCAGAATTACTCATCCAAAGAGCATCAGAACTTAAAAACAATAAGCAAAAAATGACCAAAGAAGGCGCTATGGCAAAACTTTACGCATCAGAAGCTTGCGTTAGAATTGCGAACAACGCTCTTCAGATTTTCGGTGGTTATGGCTATACTAAAGACTTCCCAGCGGAAAAATACTATAGAGATTCTAAACTTTGCACCATAGGAGAAGGGACTTCTGAAATCCAAAGATTAGTAATTGGTAGAGAAATTACAAGATAA
- a CDS encoding endonuclease: MKKFLLFLFIVPISYCAQIPVGYYNGTEGLTGYALKSKVHEIISQKIFSYSYNQIGPLYAYTDLDKYYENDNTILDIYSEKPTAAESFNYDLSQNIGSATAEGQGWNKEHGMPQSTYYGMYPMYSDMHYLIPADAYINQRRSNYPYARNKGENITFSNGSKYGKSTTPGYTNTVFEPIDEFKGDVARYLLYFAVRYEGNLNLYNHQLSTMPLDGSEEKAFEDWYITMLKDWNELDPVSQKERDRNNAVYAIQKIRNPFIDHPEWVNMIWSETPDAVAPQAPSNLSISQLGKNFVTLSWTSSSDTDVLGYKVYVNGTYVKYSKTNSVTIDRLSPSTAYNVTVKAYDKGYLLSPDSNQISATTLSSDNFAKDLMITKYIEGTTSSTSDVYNTAIEITNLTGHDVNLGNYYLNIEFKGTTSYYLSDPYQLEGKIAHGESIVIINPKSNFDAVDVNQYKFVTNSTPLTFTGSQYVELSYGTKTIKTASTNNYEMLFETVDAVGSRGISNTNADKSLYRKSNISNPNYAFNTSEWTEYGMNYATGLGSFLAANEPEKVDLAFEIYPNPVTEKLYVTGKNLSKVSKAAIYDVSGKLIQEINNPFNNFNSIDVSNYKTGIYILKIDENSYKFLKK; the protein is encoded by the coding sequence ATGAAGAAGTTTTTACTATTTTTATTTATCGTGCCAATAAGTTATTGTGCACAGATTCCTGTTGGTTATTATAACGGAACTGAAGGATTAACTGGCTATGCACTAAAAAGTAAAGTGCATGAAATTATTTCACAAAAAATATTTTCTTATAGTTACAATCAAATAGGACCACTGTATGCTTACACAGATTTAGATAAATATTATGAAAATGATAACACCATTTTAGATATTTATTCTGAAAAACCTACCGCTGCAGAAAGTTTTAATTATGATTTGTCACAAAATATAGGTTCTGCTACAGCCGAAGGTCAGGGCTGGAATAAAGAACATGGAATGCCTCAAAGCACTTATTACGGAATGTATCCTATGTATTCTGATATGCATTATTTAATTCCTGCAGATGCGTATATCAACCAAAGAAGAAGTAATTATCCATATGCTAGAAATAAAGGAGAAAATATTACTTTTTCTAATGGAAGTAAATATGGTAAATCTACAACTCCAGGCTACACCAATACTGTTTTTGAACCTATTGATGAATTCAAAGGAGATGTGGCGAGATATTTATTATATTTTGCAGTAAGATACGAAGGTAATCTGAACCTTTATAATCATCAACTTTCTACTATGCCTCTTGATGGAAGCGAAGAAAAAGCTTTTGAAGATTGGTATATTACTATGCTTAAGGATTGGAATGAACTAGACCCTGTTTCTCAGAAAGAAAGAGATAGAAATAATGCAGTATATGCTATTCAAAAAATAAGAAATCCTTTCATAGACCATCCAGAATGGGTTAATATGATTTGGAGTGAAACACCAGATGCAGTTGCTCCTCAAGCTCCTTCTAATTTGTCGATTTCGCAACTGGGCAAGAATTTTGTTACCCTTTCGTGGACGTCAAGTTCAGATACAGATGTATTAGGATATAAAGTTTATGTAAATGGAACTTATGTAAAATATTCTAAAACCAATTCGGTTACCATTGATAGATTATCTCCTTCTACAGCATATAATGTGACTGTAAAAGCCTATGATAAAGGATATTTACTTTCTCCAGATAGCAATCAAATTTCTGCAACTACTTTGTCATCAGATAATTTTGCTAAAGATTTAATGATTACCAAATACATTGAGGGAACTACAAGTAGTACTTCTGATGTTTACAATACTGCTATTGAAATTACTAATCTTACTGGTCACGATGTGAATTTAGGTAACTATTATTTAAATATAGAATTTAAAGGTACTACATCTTATTATTTATCAGACCCATATCAATTAGAAGGGAAAATTGCTCACGGTGAAAGTATTGTGATTATTAATCCTAAATCTAATTTTGATGCAGTAGATGTTAATCAATATAAATTTGTGACCAATTCTACACCATTAACCTTTACGGGAAGTCAATATGTAGAACTTTCTTACGGTACTAAAACCATAAAAACTGCTTCTACCAATAATTATGAAATGTTATTTGAAACGGTAGATGCTGTAGGTTCAAGAGGAATTTCTAATACGAATGCCGATAAATCACTTTACAGAAAATCTAATATAAGCAATCCTAATTATGCTTTTAATACCTCTGAATGGACAGAATACGGAATGAATTATGCAACAGGTTTAGGAAGTTTCTTAGCTGCAAATGAACCTGAAAAAGTAGATTTAGCATTTGAAATTTATCCAAATCCAGTTACTGAAAAGCTTTATGTAACGGGTAAAAATCTTTCTAAAGTTTCAAAAGCTGCTATCTATGATGTTTCGGGAAAATTAATTCAAGAAATTAATAATCCTTTCAATAATTTTAATAGCATTGATGTTTCAAATTATAAAACAGGTATTTATATTTTAAAAATTGATGAAAATTCTTATAAATTTTTGAAAAAGTAA
- a CDS encoding zinc-dependent metalloprotease — translation MKKTLLSLFAILCFTLIFGQKDNLWTPAKNLNNKEIKVNKRAISTPTLFNLDVDKLKQIISESPRKTTKLSKSAVTVSFPVSESEFQNFSIYKTSNFSPELEAAHPEIATYYGESIDGKSAKIYFSLSPLGLSSMQLRLGKEAVFVEPYDNNNSTYVVYKKSDKGSSKNKFECATSAKSSTDGLKMGKILSADDGLLRTYRLALSCTGEYTQYFGGTKALALAAMNNTMTRVNGVFENDFAIRLVLIPEQENIIFTSASTDPYSNATAGADGAWNTELMNVLHGTTYGIGDSKFDIGHLFGASGGGGNAGCIGCVCNNSTTYDATEQWYWYKGQGYTSPADDVPSGDSFDIDYVAHEIGHQFGGNHTFTDSEEYTIAQVEPGSGSTIMGYAGITTEDVQAHSDPYFHAVSIQQITEYVKSTSGSCSVNTPTGNNAPTANAGADFTIPKSTPFMLTGSASDSNGDALTYTWEQMDVQNSTVSDPSATKTTGPAFRSYSPTTSPVRYFPKMSSVLNGATTTAGLELNVEVLPSVSRTLKFRFTARDNKANGAGNAYDDMMVTVSSTAGPLIITSQNAAGISYPQGSSQNVTWNVANTNTLAANVDILLSTDSGNTWSTLITGTPNDGSQSVTIPSVTSNTCRFMVKASGNIFFNVNTANFSITAPDTENPTAPTLSANNTTSTKTTLSWTGATDNVAVASYDIYKDGTLVANSTTSPYTVTGLSASTSYVFTVKAKDASNNISVSSNAVTVTTLAPDTEAPTAPSLSASGTTNVSTTLTFTGATDNIGVTAYEIYKDGALIANVNNSPYTVTGLSASTTYIFTVKAKDDAGNVSPLSNAVSVTTLAAPAATELYISEYYEGTSNNKVLEITNPTLSAISLSSYSIKKQADGSGAWNNELKLTGTINPKSTLVLKNTSTSLPCSFTAQSVGSAPIDFNGNDPVGLFKNSTLIDVVGTFNSSSNFAKDTDLRRNVIIPNPVYTPSEWDVLAITTTVPNCDNLGIANPASALGVKDTTLNPTDVVILPNPVKGDVMMVKNLKNNSNYEILDFSGKLVQKGKLTNDTIHVNGLPKGNYILKIEQVSKIFIKE, via the coding sequence ATGAAGAAGACACTACTTTCTCTTTTTGCTATTCTTTGTTTTACTTTAATTTTTGGACAAAAAGACAACTTGTGGACACCCGCAAAGAATCTAAACAACAAAGAAATTAAAGTAAACAAAAGAGCAATTAGCACGCCCACTCTGTTTAATCTAGATGTAGATAAACTGAAACAAATTATTTCGGAATCCCCTAGAAAAACAACCAAACTTTCAAAATCTGCGGTTACAGTTTCGTTTCCCGTTTCTGAAAGTGAATTTCAAAATTTCAGCATTTATAAGACTTCTAACTTCTCACCAGAACTAGAAGCTGCACATCCAGAAATAGCAACCTATTATGGTGAAAGCATTGATGGAAAATCTGCAAAAATTTATTTCAGCCTTTCTCCTCTTGGACTTTCGTCTATGCAGTTAAGACTTGGCAAAGAAGCAGTTTTTGTAGAACCTTATGACAATAACAATTCTACTTATGTAGTATATAAAAAATCAGACAAAGGAAGTTCAAAAAACAAATTTGAATGCGCTACTTCAGCAAAAAGTTCTACCGACGGTCTAAAAATGGGAAAAATCTTAAGTGCAGATGATGGCTTATTGAGAACTTATCGCTTAGCATTATCTTGTACTGGAGAATACACTCAATATTTTGGTGGAACTAAAGCTCTTGCTCTTGCAGCCATGAATAACACCATGACTAGAGTAAATGGTGTTTTCGAGAATGATTTTGCGATAAGATTAGTTCTTATTCCCGAACAGGAAAATATTATATTTACTTCTGCATCTACAGACCCTTACTCTAATGCAACTGCTGGAGCAGATGGCGCTTGGAACACAGAACTAATGAATGTATTACATGGAACTACTTACGGAATTGGTGACAGTAAATTTGATATTGGTCACTTATTCGGAGCAAGTGGTGGTGGTGGAAATGCAGGATGTATCGGTTGCGTTTGTAATAACAGCACTACTTATGATGCTACTGAACAATGGTATTGGTATAAAGGTCAAGGATATACTTCACCAGCAGATGACGTACCTTCTGGTGACAGTTTCGATATAGATTATGTAGCACACGAAATAGGACACCAATTTGGTGGAAACCACACTTTTACAGATTCTGAAGAATACACGATTGCTCAAGTAGAACCTGGAAGTGGCTCTACAATTATGGGATACGCAGGTATCACTACAGAAGATGTACAAGCGCATTCAGATCCTTATTTTCACGCAGTATCTATTCAACAAATTACAGAATATGTAAAAAGTACAAGTGGAAGCTGCTCTGTAAATACCCCTACTGGAAATAACGCTCCTACTGCAAATGCTGGAGCTGATTTTACCATTCCAAAAAGTACTCCTTTTATGCTAACTGGTAGTGCTTCTGACTCAAACGGAGATGCACTAACATACACATGGGAACAGATGGATGTTCAAAATTCTACAGTTTCTGACCCTTCGGCAACTAAAACTACTGGTCCTGCTTTTAGATCTTACAGTCCTACAACATCTCCTGTTAGATATTTCCCTAAAATGAGTTCCGTTCTAAATGGCGCAACTACAACTGCTGGTTTAGAACTTAACGTAGAAGTTTTACCATCTGTAAGCAGAACTTTAAAATTTAGATTTACAGCGAGAGATAATAAAGCTAATGGTGCAGGAAATGCTTATGATGATATGATGGTCACTGTAAGTTCAACTGCAGGACCTTTAATTATTACTTCTCAGAACGCTGCAGGGATTTCTTATCCTCAAGGTTCAAGTCAAAATGTAACTTGGAATGTAGCCAATACCAATACGCTTGCTGCAAATGTAGACATATTACTTTCTACAGACTCAGGAAACACTTGGTCTACTCTAATTACTGGAACTCCTAATGATGGATCACAAAGTGTTACCATTCCTAGTGTTACAAGTAATACTTGTAGATTTATGGTAAAAGCATCTGGAAATATTTTCTTTAATGTAAATACTGCTAATTTTTCCATAACCGCACCAGATACAGAAAATCCTACAGCTCCTACCTTATCAGCAAATAATACAACTTCTACCAAGACTACATTATCTTGGACAGGAGCTACTGATAACGTAGCAGTGGCAAGTTATGATATTTACAAAGATGGAACTTTGGTTGCAAATTCTACCACTTCTCCTTACACAGTAACAGGATTATCTGCTTCTACAAGTTATGTTTTCACGGTAAAAGCAAAAGATGCTTCTAATAATATTTCTGTAAGCAGCAACGCTGTTACAGTTACGACATTAGCTCCAGACACAGAGGCTCCTACAGCTCCTTCACTGTCAGCTTCTGGAACTACAAATGTTTCTACAACTTTAACATTTACAGGAGCTACAGATAATATTGGCGTAACTGCTTATGAAATTTACAAAGATGGAGCGTTAATCGCTAACGTAAATAACTCTCCTTACACAGTAACTGGACTTAGCGCATCTACTACTTATATTTTTACAGTAAAAGCAAAAGATGATGCAGGAAATGTTTCTCCATTAAGCAATGCAGTTTCTGTAACCACTTTAGCTGCTCCTGCCGCTACAGAACTTTACATTTCAGAATATTACGAAGGTACTAGCAATAATAAAGTACTAGAAATTACCAATCCTACTCTTTCTGCAATTTCTTTAAGTTCATACTCTATAAAGAAACAAGCAGATGGTTCCGGCGCATGGAATAACGAACTTAAACTCACAGGCACAATTAACCCAAAATCTACTCTTGTACTTAAAAACACTTCCACCTCATTACCTTGTAGCTTTACTGCGCAAAGTGTAGGTAGTGCCCCAATAGATTTTAACGGTAATGACCCAGTAGGTTTATTCAAAAATAGTACATTGATTGATGTTGTAGGAACATTTAATAGTTCTTCTAATTTTGCTAAAGACACGGATTTAAGAAGAAATGTAATTATTCCAAATCCAGTATATACTCCATCAGAATGGGACGTTCTTGCTATTACAACTACAGTTCCTAATTGTGATAATCTTGGAATTGCAAATCCTGCAAGTGCACTAGGCGTGAAAGACACTACATTAAATCCTACAGATGTAGTGATTCTTCCAAATCCTGTAAAAGGAGATGTAATGATGGTGAAAAACCTAAAAAACAATTCTAACTACGAAATCCTAGATTTCTCTGGAAAATTAGTTCAAAAAGGAAAACTCACGAATGATACCATTCATGTAAATGGTCTTCCAAAAGGTAATTATATCCTAAAAATAGAGCAAGTTTCTAAGATTTTCATCAAAGAATAA